From the Candidatus Bathyarchaeota archaeon A05DMB-5 genome, the window TAAGCGTTGACGATTCAAAGTGTAATGGAGATGTTCCGTAGCCTTTCACGAAGAATTTGATTTCCACAAGTGCAGTATCAGTAGTTACTGTCACGGCAGTTGTATATGCTAAGTTAACCCAAATATATCCTGCAACATCATCTACATCTACATTCGTGTTAGGATATTGCCCTTGAACCAATTGTTTAGTCACTTGCTTAACCGAAAGTACATTCGGATTGAAAGTTAAATTAAACTCACAATTTTTCATGTTTGCAACAGCATCGATCATTATTTTTATGACAATAATGTCACCTGGCAGAATTGTAGGATCTTCAATGCTTGGCGGGTCTACGTAAAGAGTTGTATCCGACAGGCTTGTTTGAGCGAACAATGTTGTGAGAGTAAATGACAATGTTGCAAAGAGCAGTACAGCCATTATTATTGTTGTTTTAATTTTTTCTCCCAAATTTCCACCTAATAATATTTTACTTTCAACTTCTTAATTAAATTTCCATTATCGTATCTATTAATAATCAAAAAATTCAGATAGCGACAAAAGAAGAAAAGAACCGAGATTATTTCTGCTATCCTTTATTCGTCATCTCATTAATCTGTTGCTCCATCATATGCCCGCGACAGTAGATTAAGGCTTTTTTGACACCGGCAACCGTTAAAGCCGCGTTTTTAATGTCCATAGCTAGTTTAAATGCGATTGGACAGAAGGGACTCGAAGGAACAAATTCCACCTTGACAACGCCTGAATTTTCTTCCTTAACATTTGTTATCATCTGCATCTCAGCAAAAGTTAACCCAGTCTCAGGGTCAACAACTTTGCCAACGGCTTCACGTACTTTGTCTTCTAATTCCGTCAAATTTCACACACTCATTATTTTTTATGCATAGAAAGACGAATGAATAATATATAAACCGTTGCATGAACTTTACAAATCTTTTCCTTTTCTTTTCTTGTGCATACGCCAACTTAAAGTCATAGTTCTGGGATGCGAAGCTTTCACCTCATCCAATCGAGAAACAGCAGTATTATGTGGCGCTTTCAAAACTACGTCGGGGTTTGCATAAGCTTCTTCACAGATTTTCCGCATAACCTCAGCAAAATGGTCAAGCATTTCCTTCTCGACGGTTTCTGTAGGTTCAATCATCAAGGCTTCATCTACAATCATGGGAAAATAGATTGTTGGAGCATGTATTCCATAGTCAAGCAAACGTTTAGCTACATTTAACGCGGAAACACCAGTCTCGTTTTTCAGAGTTTTAGCGCTGAAGACACACTCATGCTTTCTTGGTTTCTCACTGTTATATGGAAGCGTTAACCCTTTGATTTCTTTAAGTTTCTTAGCAAGGTAATTGGCGTTTAAAACAGAAATTTCAGCAACTTCCTTTAACCCCTCAAAGCCTAAACTCAAAATATAAGCATAAGCTCTCAACAAAACTGCGACATTTCCATAGAAACTCCGAATTTTTCCAATGCTATCTGGTCTGTCATAATCAAGACGATAATGTTTACCATCAAAAACTATTCTAGGAACAGGCAAAAACCTAGCCAATTCTTTAGAAACGCCAACTGGTCCCGCTCCTGGACCACCTCCACCATGAGGAGTGCTAAATGTTTTGTGAATGTTTATGTGGACGATGTCAAAACCCATGTCGCCTGGTCTAATTTTGCATAAGATTGGGTTTAGGTTTGCTCCGTCATAGTATAAGAGCCCCCCAGCTTCATGAACAATTCTGGCTATTTCGTCGATGTTCTTTTCGAAAATGCCAAGCGTGTTTGGATTAGTAAGCATAAGCCCTGCCGTTCGTTCTGAGACAGCCGCTTTCAATGCGCCGAGGCTAACGCATCCATCATCATCTGACGGAACAACTACCACATTGAACCCAGCCATTGCTGCGCTTGCAGGATTAGTGCCATGCGCCGAGTCAGGAACGATTACTTCGGTTCGCTTTTCACTTTCGCCCTTAAACTTGTGATATGCCCGCATAAGTAGGGTTCCCAAAAACTCTCCATGCGCACCCGCTGCGGGTTGTAAACAAACCTCGTAGGTGCCA encodes:
- a CDS encoding iron-sulfur cluster assembly protein; the protein is MTELEDKVREAVGKVVDPETGLTFAEMQMITNVKEENSGVVKVEFVPSSPFCPIAFKLAMDIKNAALTVAGVKKALIYCRGHMMEQQINEMTNKG
- the gcvPB gene encoding aminomethyl-transferring glycine dehydrogenase subunit GcvPB, coding for MYKQASWNEPVIFTLGKSGRVGHILPEVEEEIKATVGDLKAAIPENIQRTTKPNLPELSEVEVARHFIRLSEMNYGVDSGFYPLGSCTMKYNPKINENLTSSPAINMIHPYQDESTVQGILEILYRLERWLAEITGTYEVCLQPAAGAHGEFLGTLLMRAYHKFKGESEKRTEVIVPDSAHGTNPASAAMAGFNVVVVPSDDDGCVSLGALKAAVSERTAGLMLTNPNTLGIFEKNIDEIARIVHEAGGLLYYDGANLNPILCKIRPGDMGFDIVHINIHKTFSTPHGGGGPGAGPVGVSKELARFLPVPRIVFDGKHYRLDYDRPDSIGKIRSFYGNVAVLLRAYAYILSLGFEGLKEVAEISVLNANYLAKKLKEIKGLTLPYNSEKPRKHECVFSAKTLKNETGVSALNVAKRLLDYGIHAPTIYFPMIVDEALMIEPTETVEKEMLDHFAEVMRKICEEAYANPDVVLKAPHNTAVSRLDEVKASHPRTMTLSWRMHKKRKGKDL